The Apibacter raozihei DNA segment TTTAATTTAAAATTTTCTTTAAATTCTTGTACAGCTTTTTCATACTCGCTAGGATATTTAAAAGATGGAGAAGATGAAGCAGTAGTCCCTTTAAAAATAGCTTCTTTCAGTTCTGTAATTCCTTTGCCTTTTCTTGAGCTGATTAGGACAACAGGAGTATCAAAAAATTCAGGAATATTATTTTCTTTTATAATAATTCCTTCTTTTTCAATATCATCAATCTGATTAATGGCTAATATTACCGGAAGTTCTAAATCTTTAACTTGTTCATAAAGAAATAAACTTCTTTTCATATTGTGAACATCTGCCACTACAACTATACAATCAGGATAATCTGGATTGTTGGGAGATGTTAAAATATTTAAAACCAGTTCCTCATCTGCTGAAGAAGGACATAAGCTATAAGTTCCCGGAAGATCCAGCAGATTGTATTCAATATTTTTAAATATAAATTTGCCTTTCTTTTTTTCAACAGTTATTCCAGGGTAGTTACCGGTTTTTTGATGTAAACCACTTAATTGATTAAATAGGGTAGTTTTTCCTGAATTAGGATTACCAATAAGAGCGATATTTTTTTTGTTCATTTTCCTTTTCTTACACCAATTCAATCAAAATGCTCTTGGCTTCTTCCTTTCTTAGCATTATAGTACTTTTTTCTTTACCATACTCCAGATATAGCGGACCGTTCCATGGGGCTTGTCTTTTAAGTTTCACCACAACTCCAGGTACAATTCCCATTTCTAATATTTTTGCGGGAACCTCTTCTTCAGAAAATCCGATAACCTTTGCTGATTGAGTAGGTTTAAGTATAGATAAAGAAACACTGCTAAGCATAATTTTAGATATTATGATTTTCGCAAATATATGAATTATTTGTATTTAATCTAAATAAATTTAAAAAATGTTTAATGTATTTATAATCAGTTGTATTATTGGTTTTTAGCTCAATTAAAAACTTAATATACATTATTATATTACGAAATAAAAAATGCTGACATTAGAAATATATTAAAATTCATATAGTTTTGTTTTTCTATTGAAAATTATAATTATGAAGAAAAAAGTATTATTTTTCACCTTTTTTATTACCACAATCCTTGTGCAGGCCGGAGGTTTCAGGGTTTCATTGCAAGGAGTTCGCCAGGCAGCTATGGCGCATACAAGTGCCCATACCCGAGATGCCAGCGTTGCTTTTTTTAATCCTGCCGGAATAGCCTTTATTCCTTCCAAACTTAGTATTTCAGCCGGAGGTTTCGGTGTTTTTGGAAAAGCAGAATATCAGAATAGAGAAATTTTATACAAATCTCATACCGATAATCCTGTAAGTACTCCTATGGCTTTCAATATTGCATACAAGGCAACGGATAAATTATCTGTAGGTTTCAGTTTAACTACTCCCTTTGGAAGTGGTGTTGATTGGGGGAGAAATTGGGCAGGTCAGGATCTGATTACAAAAATTGAATTACGTTCATTTTTCTTACAGCCAACTATCGCATACCGTTTTAACGATTGGTTTAGTGCAGGTGTAGGATTTATTCATGCAGTGGGAAGTGTAAATTTACAACGTTCTCTTTCAGCCGTAAACGGCAGGATGAAATTGGAAGATAAAAATGCTTCAGGTAATGGTTTTAATCTGGGAATGTATTTTAAGCCTACCAAAGATTTGGATATTAGTATTGCCTACCGTTCAAAAGTAGATATGGATGCTGTAAACGGAAAAGCTGATTTCGATTTACCTTCATCATTAGTGGGAACGGATTTATTTGTTACAGCACATGATAAATTTCATGCAACTTTACCATTAGCTTCTGAATTTACTTTAGGAGTGACCTATAGAGTGATTCCCAAATTATCTGTTTCTGCAGATTGGAATGTATCCGGATGGGAAAGATACGAATATCTGACTTTTGAATTTGAAAAAAATAAAATAGGAAATGATCCTTTACATCCAAATATTTCAACATCACCTAAATTTTACAAATCAACAAGTACGTTTAGGGTAGGAGCAGAATATTTAGCAACTGATGTTTTAGCTTTACGTTTGGGGTATTATCACGATCAATCGCCTGTAAAAGATGTTTACTGGAATCCGGAAACACCAAGTACTGATAATAATGCTTTAACAGGAGGGGTAGGATATAGTTTTTTTGATAAAAAATTAATGTTGGATTTGACGGGTATTTACTATGTAGGTCAACAAAGAAGAGTTGCCAATGAATTCTATAATTTTTATGGAGATGCAAAACTTAACAGTTTCATTTTAGGATTTGGAATTACATGGAATCCGTTTTAATCAATTACACAAAATTTTAAAAATGAAAAAAATGAAAAAATATAATATAATAACTGTAATATTAATTTTTTTAACGCTGGTAGTATCCTGTAACAATAATGATGTATCAGACGTTAAAGTAGAATCTGGAACTGCTGATTTTTCCAAGTATGTAGCTTTAGGAAATTCACTTACTTCCGGTTATAGAGATAATGCTTTATACATATCAGGACAAAGAGAATCGTATCCGGCAATTATTGCAGAGCAAATGAAACGAGCTGGAGGAGGAGATTTTAAAATTCCTTATATGTCTGATGAGCTAGGAGGTATACCATCAGTCGGAGTTAATAACAAATTAATTTTATCTGTGGTAGGCAGTAGCTTAGCTCCGGTTCTGGTAACTGGTACAGCAACCACTACATTAGATAATATTTATTCACAAGGACCTTTCCAAAACTTAGGAGTTCCAGGTGCTAAATCTTTTCATTTGATAGCTCCAGGATATGGAAATCCGGCTAATTTAGCCTCAGGTAATGCAAATCCTTATTTCGTAAGATTTGCTTCCAGTGCGAATGCTACAGTTTTAGAAGATGCCGTTTCTCAAAATCCTACATTTTTTTCATTATGGATTGGAAATAACGATGTCTTGGGATATGCGACTTCAGGTGGAGACGGTTCTAATTCAATCACTGCAACCTCGCAATTTCAGTCTGCTTATTTACAATTAGTTCAGGCATTAGTAGCCAAAGGAGCCAAAGGTGTAGTAGCAAACCTTCCTAATGTAACCAGTATTCCGTTTTTTACAACGGTACCCTATAATCCATTAACTCCGGCTACTCTAACCGCCAGTGATCCTAATCAGATTGAAAAGTTAAATCAGGCTTTTTCACAATTAAATCAAGTTTTTGATTATTTAAATCATCCGGAAAGAAAAGTAAGTTACTCTTCCACATCATCAAATCCAGTACTGATTAAAGATAAAGCTCTAACAGATCTTGGTGCACAGATTACCCAGGTATTGGTTTCTCAGGGAATTTCTTCTACGCAGGCAGCGTTATATGGTTCATTATACGGTCAATCCAGACAGGCAACAAAGTCTGATTACTTATTATTAACTATATCAGGTGTTTTAGGGAAACCGAATTCTGAGGCAATAAATTCTGGTGTTCCGGCTGAATTAGCAGTTAATGGAATTACATATCCGCTTGCAGACAAATGGGTGTTAACTTCTGATGAAATTGCGAATATTAATACAGCAACTACCCAGTTTAATTCTATCATAAAGAGTACAGCAGATCAATACGGTTTAGCTTTTGCTGATGTAAACAGCTTAATGGTAGATTTAAGCGGAAAATCCGGAATAATTTACGATGGAGTGAGCTATACAAGCAAGTTTGTAACCGGAGGAGCTTTTTCCCTGGATGGAGTACACCCAACAAGCAGAGGGTATGCTTTCATAGCTAATGAATTTATAAAAGCAATTAATAAGAAATATTTATCCAATTTACCACAGGTAAACCCTAATATATATCAGGGAATAACATTCCCTTAACATGATTAAATATTTAATGTGATTAAACTGAGCAAAATTTTTGTTCAGTTTTTTTATAAATAGTGTGTGAAAAAATTATAAATTTGCAGCAATCGTTTCGAAACTAATTTAACTAATTATAAATGAGTCAACCTGTTCATATTTTCTCAACCAGAGAAAATGTAGCTTTAGCAGAAAAAATATCACAAAATTATGGGATGCCTTTAGGAAAAATGAGCTTCTTTGATTTTAGTGATGGAGAATATCAACCTTGTTTAGAAGAGTCGGTAAGAGGATCCAGAGTTTTTATTATCGGATCAACTTTTCCACCGGCAGATAATTTAATGGAAATGTTGTTGATGATTGATGCTGCTAAAAGAGCATCTGCAGATAAAATTACAGCAGTAATTCCTTATTTTGGTCTGGCAAGACAGGATAGAAAAGATAAACCACGGGTTCCGATAGGAGCCAAGCTAGTGGCCAATTTATTGAGTGCAGCAGGAGCTACACGAGTGATGACAATGGATTTACATGCTGACCAGATTCAGGGATTTTTTGAAATACCTGTAGATCACCTGTTTGCATCCAGTATTTTTGTTAAATATGTACAATCGTTAAATTTAGATAATCTTACAATAGCATCTCCGGATATGGGAGGAGCTAAAAGAGCTAGAACTTACGCCAGTCATTTAAATGCAGATGTGGTTATTTGCTATAAAGAGCGTAAAAAAGCTAATAATGTAGATTATATGACTTTGATTGGAGATGTTAATGGAAGGAATGTTATTCTGGTTGATGATATGATTGATACTGCCGGAACTTTGACTAAAGCGGCAGATATTATAATGGATGCCGGAGCTTTAAGTGTTAGGGCTATGGCTACTCACCCTGTATTTTCGGGTGGAGCTTATGAACGAATCAACGATTCCAAATTAGAAGAAGTTATTGTAACTGATTCTATTCCATTAAGAAATACTTTTATAAGTAAAATAAAAGTGTTATCTTGCGCCCCTCTGTTCGGCGAGATAATGAATCTGGTACATAACAGAGAATCAATAAGTAAGAAATTTATAATATAAATATATTTTATGAAATCAATTACAATTCAAGGAGAAAAAAGAGAAAGCGTAGGTAAAAATTCATCAAAAGCCTTACGTAATGCTGAAAAAGTTCCTTGTGTTGTTTATGGAGAAAAAGAAGTTTTACACTTCTCAACAGATGAAAAAAGTTTTAAAAACTTGGTTTATACTCCCGAAGCACACACAGTTACTTTAGAAGTTGAAGGTAAAAAAATAGAAGCTATTTTACAAGACTTACAATTTCACCCGGTTTCAGATAAAATCATACATGCTGATTTTTATGAATTAAACCCACAGAAGCCAGTAACTATGGAAGTTCCGGTTGTTATTACCGGTAGAGCTAAAGGGGTAGTAAGAGGAGGAGCTTTACGTATTAATTTGAGAAAATTAAAAGTAAGAGCTATACCTGCTGATTTACCAGATGAAATAGTTGTTGATATAACTTCATTAGACGTTGGAAATAAATTTGAAGTGTCTAAAGTTGAAAAGAAAAATTTCCAGATTCTACACCCGGATAGTACTGTTATTGCAGCAGTTAAAACATCTCGTAATGTTAAAGCCGGACCAGTTGATGATGAAGAATCTGCTGGAGAATAACAAAAATAAAATCAATAAAAAAAGCTGCCGATATTCGACAGCTTTTTTTTATTTCTTCAAAGTTTCAATAAATTTGGGTAAATATTCCGGTAAGTCAGGAGGTCTTCTACTGGATATGATATGCCCGTCTGTTATTACAGCCGCATCATGCCAGATAGCGCCAGCATTAGTCATATCATCTTTTATACCCGGTGTGCTTGTGACGTTAATCCCTTTAAGTATTCCTGCGGAAATAAGTACCCACCCGGCATGACAGATTTGTCCGATAGGCTTTTTTTCTTCATGGAAATATTGAATCATTTCCAGTATGCGAGGTACTCTTCTTAAATAATCCGGAGACCATCCTCCAGGAACCAAAATACCATCATAGTCCTTATAATTAATACTTAAGTAAGAATCGTCAGAAATGGCAGGAACACCATATTTACCTATATATTTTTCTT contains these protein-coding regions:
- a CDS encoding FeoA family protein: MLSSVSLSILKPTQSAKVIGFSEEEVPAKILEMGIVPGVVVKLKRQAPWNGPLYLEYGKEKSTIMLRKEEAKSILIELV
- a CDS encoding OmpP1/FadL family transporter; this encodes MKKKVLFFTFFITTILVQAGGFRVSLQGVRQAAMAHTSAHTRDASVAFFNPAGIAFIPSKLSISAGGFGVFGKAEYQNREILYKSHTDNPVSTPMAFNIAYKATDKLSVGFSLTTPFGSGVDWGRNWAGQDLITKIELRSFFLQPTIAYRFNDWFSAGVGFIHAVGSVNLQRSLSAVNGRMKLEDKNASGNGFNLGMYFKPTKDLDISIAYRSKVDMDAVNGKADFDLPSSLVGTDLFVTAHDKFHATLPLASEFTLGVTYRVIPKLSVSADWNVSGWERYEYLTFEFEKNKIGNDPLHPNISTSPKFYKSTSTFRVGAEYLATDVLALRLGYYHDQSPVKDVYWNPETPSTDNNALTGGVGYSFFDKKLMLDLTGIYYVGQQRRVANEFYNFYGDAKLNSFILGFGITWNPF
- a CDS encoding SGNH/GDSL hydrolase family protein; the protein is MKKYNIITVILIFLTLVVSCNNNDVSDVKVESGTADFSKYVALGNSLTSGYRDNALYISGQRESYPAIIAEQMKRAGGGDFKIPYMSDELGGIPSVGVNNKLILSVVGSSLAPVLVTGTATTTLDNIYSQGPFQNLGVPGAKSFHLIAPGYGNPANLASGNANPYFVRFASSANATVLEDAVSQNPTFFSLWIGNNDVLGYATSGGDGSNSITATSQFQSAYLQLVQALVAKGAKGVVANLPNVTSIPFFTTVPYNPLTPATLTASDPNQIEKLNQAFSQLNQVFDYLNHPERKVSYSSTSSNPVLIKDKALTDLGAQITQVLVSQGISSTQAALYGSLYGQSRQATKSDYLLLTISGVLGKPNSEAINSGVPAELAVNGITYPLADKWVLTSDEIANINTATTQFNSIIKSTADQYGLAFADVNSLMVDLSGKSGIIYDGVSYTSKFVTGGAFSLDGVHPTSRGYAFIANEFIKAINKKYLSNLPQVNPNIYQGITFP
- a CDS encoding ribose-phosphate pyrophosphokinase: MSQPVHIFSTRENVALAEKISQNYGMPLGKMSFFDFSDGEYQPCLEESVRGSRVFIIGSTFPPADNLMEMLLMIDAAKRASADKITAVIPYFGLARQDRKDKPRVPIGAKLVANLLSAAGATRVMTMDLHADQIQGFFEIPVDHLFASSIFVKYVQSLNLDNLTIASPDMGGAKRARTYASHLNADVVICYKERKKANNVDYMTLIGDVNGRNVILVDDMIDTAGTLTKAADIIMDAGALSVRAMATHPVFSGGAYERINDSKLEEVIVTDSIPLRNTFISKIKVLSCAPLFGEIMNLVHNRESISKKFII
- a CDS encoding 50S ribosomal protein L25/general stress protein Ctc translates to MKSITIQGEKRESVGKNSSKALRNAEKVPCVVYGEKEVLHFSTDEKSFKNLVYTPEAHTVTLEVEGKKIEAILQDLQFHPVSDKIIHADFYELNPQKPVTMEVPVVITGRAKGVVRGGALRINLRKLKVRAIPADLPDEIVVDITSLDVGNKFEVSKVEKKNFQILHPDSTVIAAVKTSRNVKAGPVDDEESAGE
- a CDS encoding type 1 glutamine amidotransferase domain-containing protein, which translates into the protein MKTKKVIALISNDFEDLELWYPVLRLREEGIEVILTGEKSKEKYIGKYGVPAISDDSYLSINYKDYDGILVPGGWSPDYLRRVPRILEMIQYFHEEKKPIGQICHAGWVLISAGILKGINVTSTPGIKDDMTNAGAIWHDAAVITDGHIISSRRPPDLPEYLPKFIETLKK